Proteins from a genomic interval of Thunnus maccoyii chromosome 1, fThuMac1.1, whole genome shotgun sequence:
- the crispld2 gene encoding cysteine-rich secretory protein LCCL domain-containing 2 has translation MTCAVMAWLPVLSLSLLLLCVRDSASLFLPDSKELRQLLSRYEEEMDQNSTSNTAGSRTRRAIRWSDREEIVQLHNKLRGSVYPTASNMESMIWDDELERSATHWSEECQWDHGPQDLLMSIGQNLAVHWGRYRSPAFHVQAWYDEVKDYTYPYPHECNPWCPERCSGPMCTHYTQLVWATTNRVGCAVHVCPRMNVWGEIWENAVYLVCNYSPKGNWIGEAPYQHGRPCSQCPPSYGGGCRNNLCYKDSQRSETEDMNEVEKPQVPLPPRTTAKPAFKPKSFAPKKPVSRPATPKPTIPRTPSSKTPSNTYLAQNIKCETRLRDKCRGATCNRFNCPANCLNKKGKVWGTVFYDVQSSICRAAIHFGVIDNNGGLVDVTRQDKFPFFVRAIKNGIESSSKYKSGNAFVVAKVEEMSVDCYTTVAEICPFKKPFSHCPRVSCPANCKNQPSSWSPVIGNSIYTDHSSICKAAIHAGVIKADGGLVDVLPLDKRKKYVGVLKNGIQSESQSNTEGGSFRVFVVRE, from the exons ATGACCTGTGCTGTCATGGCCTGGCTCCCTGTCCTGTCCCTCTCCCTCCTGCTGTTGTGCGTCAGGGACTCAGCTTCCCTCTTCCTGCCTGATTCCAAGGAACTCAGGCAGCTGTTGAGCCGCTACGAGGAGGAAATGGACCAGAACAGCACCAGCAACACAGCTGGCAGTAGGACCCGACGAGCCATCCGCTGGTCAGACCGCGAGGAGATTGTCCAGCTGCACAACAAGCTGAGGGGCAGTGTTTACCCCACTGCCTCCAACATGGAGTCCATG ATATGGGATGATGAGTTGGAGCGGTCTGCTACTCATTGGTCCGAGGAGTGTCAATGGGATCATGGACCTCAGGACCTGCTCATGTCTATTGGACAGAACCTGGCTGTTCACTGGGGCAG ATACCGCTCCCCTGCCTTCCATGTCCAGGCCTGGTACGATGAGGTGAAAGACTACACCTATCCCTACCCCCATGAGTGCAATCCCTGGTGTCCAGAACGCTGCTCCGGACCCATGTGCACCCATTACACCCAG CTGGTCTGGGCAACCACTAACCGTGTTGGCTGTGCTGTGCACGTGTGTCCAAGGATGAACGTGTGGGGAGAAATATGGGAGAATGCCGTTTACCTTGTGTGCAACTATTCCCCAAA GGGCAACTGGATCGGTGAGGCCCCATACCAGCATGGCCGCCCTTGTTCCCAGTGCCCTCCCAGCTATGGAGGAGGATGCAGGAACAACCTGTGTTACAAAG ACTCCCAGCGCTCAGAGACAGAGGACATGAATGAGGTGGAGAAGCCTCAGGTTCCACTCCCACCTCGCACCACTGCCAAACCTGCCTTCAAACCCAAGTCCTTTGCTCCAAAGAAACCAGTGTCCAGGCCCGCCACTCCTAAGCCCACCATTCCCAGAACTCCTTCTTCAAAGACTCCCAGTAACACCTACCTGG CTCAGAACATTAAGTGTGAGACTAGACTGCGAGATAAGTGCAGAGGAGCAACCTGCAACAG ATTTAATTGTCCTGCCAATTGCCTGAATAAAAAAGGGAAAGTTTGGGGGACCGTCTTCTACGATGTG CAATCAAGTATTTGCCGTGCTGCTATCCATTTTGGCGTGATTGACAACAACGGAGGACTGGTTGACGTCACAAGACAGGACAAGTTTCCGTTCTTTGTCAGAGCCATAAAAAATGGCATTGAGTCTTCCAG taaatataaatcTGGCAATGCATTTGTGGTGGCCAAAGTGGAAG aaATGTCTGTTGACTGCTACACCACAGTGGCTGAAATCTGCCCATTCAAGAAGCCTTTCTCACACTGCCCAAG AGTCTCCTGTCCAGCCAACTGCAAAAATCAGCCTTCCTCTTGGTCACCAGTGATCGGGAACAGCATCTATACAGAT CACTCTAGTATTTGTAAAGCAGCTATCCATGCAGGGGTGATCAAAGCAGACGGGGGCTTAGTGGACGTTCTACCACTGGACAAGAGAAAGAAGTATGTTGGCGTCCTGAAAAATGGCATCCAGTCTGAAAG CCAGAGCAACACAGAGGGAGGCTCTTTCCGTGTCTTTGTTGTGAGGGAGTGA